A genomic segment from Salvia splendens isolate huo1 chromosome 13, SspV2, whole genome shotgun sequence encodes:
- the LOC121762407 gene encoding probable mitochondrial import inner membrane translocase subunit TIM21, translated as MRRGGFGMKNKLLNVLRSSCNGLKPRHPNAVADAASAQYSSSATQKSLATRPINGNSILCRNEWARKHALVHRSPFQLSGSAGQQISRYCYARSFASQPTASHKSKGSQTRKELSNVEDPFDSPTYNIPEKPVTFTEGASYSLVILAGLGIAGAAAYAVCKELIFEPKEYKIFNKALERVQSDSQVRVRIGSPVTGYGSESRNRAARQRVPHKIWTDDDGTEHVLVNFFIRGPHGAGKVMSEMFKDKVDKEWKFMYLIVELTSPSQTQLMLESYIPA; from the exons ATGAGGCGAGGTGGGTTTGGAATGAAGAATAAACTGTTGAATGTTTTGAGATCATCATGCAACGGGCTGAAACCTAGGCATCCCAACGCGGTGGCTGATGCTGCTTCCGCCCAATATTCATCATCCGCGACCCAAAAATCATTG GCTACTCGTCCTATTAATG GGAACTCTATTCTATGCAGAAATGAGTGGGCTAGGAAACATGCTCTGGTCCATCGGTCACCATTTCAACTTTCTGGAAGTGCCGGGCAGCAGATTAGCCGATACTGCTATGCGAGATCCTTTGCATCCCAGCCTACGGCGTCACACAAATCAAAAGGATCACAG ACTCGAAAAGAGCTCTCCAACGTCGAGGACCCTTTTGATTCCCCGACTTATAATATTCCAGAGAAGCCAGTAACGTTCACGGAGGGAGCTTCTTATAGTCTTGTAATTCTTGCCGGCCTTGGCATTGCTGGTGCTGCAGCATATGCAGTTTGCAAAGAACTTATATTTGAACCAAAAGA GTACAAAATATTCAACAAGGCTCTTGAAAGGGTTCAAAGTGACAGCCAA GTTAGGGTAAGAATCGGATCTCCTGTCACTGGCTATGGATCAGAAAGCAGGAACCGTGCTGCTCGTCAACGGGTTCCTCACAAGATATGGACTGATGATGATGGCACTGAACATGTACTG GTTAATTTTTTCATTCGTGGACCACATGGAGCCGGCAAAGTTATGTCGGAGATGTTCAAAGACAAGGTGGACAAGGAATGGAAGTTCATGTATCTAATTGTTGAACTCACTTCACCTTCCCAAACTCAACTCATGCTCGAGTCTTATATTCCAGCCTAA
- the LOC121762408 gene encoding uncharacterized protein LOC121762408: protein MGLSDGDGSSQLRQHVIVMRHGDRLDNAVPLWTASAPRPWDPPLADDGHVRAFTTGAKLRKHLSFPIHRVFVSPFLRCLQTASGVVSALCAVDRKSDDPNDLTSNGVVIDPSQIKVSMEFGLCEMMNSLAIRPKVAPKDGIFNFDIAQCKSVLPAGTIDNTTEMVYKEFPRWQETLEDTRARYLQVITSLADKYPSENLLLVTHGEGVGSSVAGCFEDVEVAEVEYCAYSVLHRSVVFKESKSFSAGRFVGSLQDLVGVQLVQVQES from the exons ATGGGTTTGTCCGATGGCGATGGCTCCTCTCAGCTCCGCCAACACGTCATCGTAATGCGCCACGGCGACAGGCTCGACAACGCCGTCCCTCTCTGGACGGCCTCGGCGCCGCGCCCCTGGGACCCGCCGCTCGCCGACGACGGCCACGTCCGAGCCTTCACCACCGGCGCCAAACTCAGAAAACACCTCTCTTTCCCGATCCACCGCGTTTTCGTCTCCCCCTTCCTCCGCTGCCTCCAGACCGCTTCCGGAGTCGTCTCCGCGCTCTGCGCCGTCGATAGGAAATCCGACGATCCCAATGACTTGACCTCCAACGGCGTCGTCATCGATCCTTCCCAAATCAAG GTGTCAATGGAGTTTGGATTATGTGAGATGATGAACTCTTTAGCCATCCGACCTAAAGTTGCTCCTAAAGATgggatttttaattttgatatagCACAGTGTAAATCTGTATTACCTGCTGGAACTATTGATAATACTACTGAAATGGTGTATAAGGAG TTTCCAAGATGGCAAGAGACATTAGAAGACACACGGGCTAGATATCTCCAGGTGATCACAAGTCTTGCTGACAAATATCCTTCAGAAAACTTGTTGCTAGTGACTCATG GGGAAGGAGTTGGATCCTCTGTTGCTGGTTGTTTTGAGGATGTTGAGGTAGCCGAAGTCGAGTACTGTGCGTATTCAGTATTACACAGGTCTGTAGTTTTCAAAGAGAGCAAGTCGTTTAGTGCTGGACGGTTTGTGGGATCACTGCAAGATCTAGTCGGTGTTCAGCTAGTGCAAGTTCAAGAAAGCTAG